Proteins from one Mustela erminea isolate mMusErm1 chromosome 20, mMusErm1.Pri, whole genome shotgun sequence genomic window:
- the DOC2A gene encoding double C2-like domain-containing protein alpha isoform X1, giving the protein MASALSKGMWAWPAVATRTHLGSGLGTRSWCSTAGGRGPPHWPRLPAPSSALTPGKGSQGGPHPLGRSPSGPQPAAGRWGAGVPLGLTLSGSSRPAAQGACCMRARRGDRMTINIQEHMAINVCPGPIRPIRQISDYFPRLGPGPEGGGRDFREAPARLAPLALAPPAALLGATTPEDGAEVDSYDSDDTTALGTLEFDLLYDQASCTLHCSILRAKGLKPMDFNGLADPYVKLHLLPGACKANKLKTKTQRNTLNPVWNEDLTYSGITDQDITHKVLRISVCDEDKLSHNEFIGEIRVPLRRLKPSQKKHFNICLERQVPLASPSSMSAALRGISCYLKELEQAEQGPGLLEERGRILLSLSYSSRRRGLLVGIVRCAHLAAMDVNGYSDPYVKTYLRPDVDKKSKHKTCVKKKTLNPEFNEDFFYEMELSTLATKTLEVTVWDYDIGKSNDFIGGVSLGPGARGEARKHWSDCLQQPDAALERWHTLTSELPPAAGALPSASA; this is encoded by the exons atggCATCCGCACTGTCCAAAGGTATGTGGGCATGGCCGGCGGTGGCGACCAGGACCCATCTGGGGAGTGGGCTGGGGACCCGGTCCTGGTGCAGCACAGCTGGGGGTCGGGGGCCCCCCCACTGGCCCAGACTGCccgccccctcctctgccctcacaCCTGGGAAGGGAAGCCAGGGAGGGCCCCACCCCCTGGGGAGGTCACCATCTGGCCCTCAGCCAGCTGCCggcaggtggggagcaggagTCCCCCTGGGGCTCACGCTCTCTGGATCCTCCCGCCCCGCAGCCCAGGGTGCTTGCTGCATGAGGGCCCGCAGAGGCGACCGCATGACCATCAACATCCAGGAGCACATGGCCATCAACGTGTGCCCCGGGCCCATCCGGCCCATCAGGCAGATCTCAGACTACTTCCCCCGCCTGGGACCAGGACCCGAAGGCGGGGGCAGGGATTTCAGGGAGGCCCCTGCCCGCCTTGCGCCTCTGGCTCTGGCCCCGCCTGCAGCCCTTCTTGGGGCCACCACGCCCGAGGACGGAGCCGAGGTGGACAGCTACGACTCGGATGATACCA CCGCGCTGGGCACGCTGGAGTTTGACCTTCTCTACGACCAGGCCTCCTGCACCCTCCATTGTAGCATCCTTAGAGCCAAG GGCCTCAAGCCCATGGATTTCAATGGTCTGGCCGATCCCTATGTCAAGCTGCACCTGCTGCCTGGGGCCTGCAAG GCCAATAAGCTCAAAACAAAGACTCAGAGGAACACGCTGAACCCCGTGTGGAACGAAGATCTGACGTACAGCGGGATCACGGACCAGGACATCACCCACAAGGTGCTCAG GATCTCCGTCTGTGACGAGGACAAGCTGAGCCACAATGAGTTCATCGGGGAGATCCGAGTGCCCCTCCGCCGCCTCAAACCTTCgcagaagaaacattttaacaTCTGCCTGGAGCGCCAGGTCCCG ctggcttccccatccTCCATGTCAGCGGCTCTGAGGGgcatctcctgctacctgaaggaG CTGGAGCAGGCCGAGCAGGGGCCCGGGCTGCTGGAAGAGCGCGGCCGCATCCTGCTGAGTCTCAGCTACAGCTCTCGGCGCCGGGGCCTGCTGGTGGGCATCGTGCGCTGCGCCCACCTGGCCGCCATGGACGTCAACGGCTACTCGGACCCCTACGTCAAGAC GTACCTGAGGCCTGACGTGGATAAGAAATCCAAGCACAAAACGTGTGTGAAGAAGAAGACTCTCAATCCAGAATTTAATGAG GACTTCTTCTACGAGATGGAGCTCTCCACTCTGGCCACCAAGACCCTGGAAGTCACAGTCTGGGACTATGACATCGGAAAGTCCAATGACTTCATCG GCGGCGTGTCCCTGGGGCCCGGGGCCCGGGGCGAGGCCCGGAAGCACTGGAGTGACTGTCTGCAGCAGCCCGACGCAGCCCTGGAGCGCTGGCACACCCTGACCAGCGAGCTGCCCCCTGCCGCCGGGGCCCTGCCCTCCGCCTCGGCCTGA
- the HIRIP3 gene encoding HIRA-interacting protein 3 isoform X1: MAREHEMRAFIRSFFRGRPDLSALTHAAVRRRFLAHAGRAHLEPDEKRALKRRVERELLQVQVDGVGAAEERPDLAEKAKGPPAPSRGPGRKRFRFDSESEPGSAASSPDRFGPSAKSGTAAHVRAAEERPRRASKKATEDSGDEGEPQRELAATTGLEKAAARESREDEEEGSARTSEVSAEDSGDEEEEEEEEAEASTGRTGKGTVTGSKQAPGKTSADGKQAGDPEDSEEEPVRTRKKAEGKTVAESHQAREKHSEHKDTLARETDSREEEEGNWKAGARGSGGKRSPWEERSSRQKSRTAGLPGDSEDREGQKETAAAGGGDDEPLVQSKRKDRASRKRGKRQRGGGEDGADGWRKLQPAPEGAGRTAKAGSIRGEASDSGTEVSHSEAEGSPERERENPSFRKGSRKGRTRSSSSSSTDGSPEPKGRKAGSGRRGEDHPAVMRLKRYIRACGAHRNYKKLLGPCRSHKERLSVLRAELEALGMKGNPSLEKCRALKEQREEAAEVASLDVTNIISGSGRPRRRTAWNPSREADTPGELYCRTLGSEDEQPRAPPPDWSHMRGIISSDGESN; encoded by the exons ATGGCGCGGGAGCACGAGATGCGGGCGTTCATCCGCAGCTTCTTCCGAGGCCGCCCGGACCTCAG CGCGCTCACGCACGCCGCCGTGCGGCGCAGGTTCCTGGCGCACGCGGGCCGCGCCCACCTGGAGCCCGACGAGAAGCGGGCGCTGAAGCGGCGGGTGGAGAGGGAGCTGCTCCAGGTGCAG GTGGATGGAGTGGGTGCCGCGGAGGAGAGGCCGGACCTGGCCGAGAAGGCCAAGGGGCCGCCCGCCCCCAGCCGTGGCCCCGGGAGGAAAAGGTTCCGTTTCGATTCGGAGTCAG AGCCCGGCTCCGCAGCCTCCAGTCCAGACCGTTTCGGCCCCTCAGCAAAGAGTGGGACGGCGGCCCACGTCCGTGCAGCCGAGGAGAGGCCCAGGCGAGCGTCAAAGAAAGCCACCGAGGACAGCGGTGATGAGGGAGAGCCGCAGAGGGAGCTGGCTGCCACGACTGGGTTAGAGAAGGCGGCGGCCCGGGAGAGCCGTGAGGACGAGGAAGAGGGCTCGGCCAGAACGAGTGAGGTCTCCGCGGAAGACAGCGGCGacgaagaggaggaagaggaggaagaggcggAGGCGTCTACAGGCAGGACTGGGAAGGGAACCGTGACCGGGAGTAAGCAGGCGCCGGGCAAAACCTCGGCTGACGGGAAGCAGGCCGGGGACCCTGAGGACAGTGAGGAGGAACCTGTCCGGaccaggaagaaggcagagggaaagacagttGCTGAAAGCCACCAGGCAAGGGAAAAGCACAGCGAGCACAAGGACACCCTggccagagagacagacagcagagaggaggaggagggaaactGGAAAGCTGGAGCCCGGGGCAGTGGGGGGAAAAGGTCACCCTGGGAGGAGAGGAGCTCTAGGCAGAAGAGCAGAACAGCAGGTCTGCCGGGAGACTCGGAGGAcagagaggggcaaaaggaaacAGCAGCAGCGGGCGGGGGGGATGACGAGCCCCTGGTGCAGAGCAAGAGAAAGGACCGAGCCTCACGGAAGCGTGGGAAAAGGCAGCGTGGAGGCGGCGAGGATGGGGCAGACGGCTGGAGAAAGCTGCAGCCGGCTCCTGAAGGCGCTGGAAGGACCGCCAAAGCGGGCAGTATCCGCGGAGAGGCGAGCGACTCGGGGACGGAGGTGAGCCACAGTGAGGCAGAGGGTAGCCccgagcgggagagggagaacccCTCTTTCAGGAAGGGCTCCAGGAAAGGCAGGACACGaagctcctcctcctcttccacggATGGCAGCCCGGAACCCAAAGGCAGGAAG GCTGGCTCTGGTCGCCGCGGTGAGGACCACCCGGCTGTGATGAGGCTGAAGCGTTACATTCGGGCCTGCGGTGCCCACCGCAACTACAAGAAGCTGCTGGGCCCCTGCCGCTCACACAAGGAGCGCCTCAGTGTCCTCCGGGCAGAGCTGGAAGCCCTGGGCATGAAGG GTAACCCTTCCTTAGAGAAGTGCCGGGCCCTGAAGGAGCAGCGGGAGGAGGCGGCCGAGGTGGCCTCCTTGGACGTCACGAACATCATTAGTGGTTCAG GCCGACCACGTAGACGCACGGCTTGGAACCCTtcaagagaagcagacaccccaggGGAGCTATACTGCCGGACTTTGGGCTCAGAGGATGAGCAGCCccgggccccacccccagactggTCACATATGCGCGGCATCATCAGCAGTGACGGAGAGAGTAACTGA
- the HIRIP3 gene encoding HIRA-interacting protein 3 isoform X2, with protein sequence MAREHEMRAFIRSFFRGRPDLSALTHAAVRRRFLAHAGRAHLEPDEKRALKRRVERELLQVQVDGVGAAEERPDLAEKAKGPPAPSRGPGRKRFRFDSESEPGSAASSPDRFGPSAKSGTAAHVRAAEERPRRASKKATEDSGDEGEPQRELAATTGLEKAAARESREDEEEGSARTSEVSAEDSGDEEEEEEEEAEASTGRTGKGTVTGSKQAPGKTSADGKQAGDPEDSEEEPVRTRKKAEGKTVAESHQAREKHSEHKDTLARETDSREEEEGNWKAGARGSGGKRSPWEERSSRQKSRTAGLPGDSEDREGQKETAAAGGGDDEPLVQSKRKDRASRKRGKRQRGGGEDGADGWRKLQPAPEGAGRTAKAGSIRGEASDSGTEAGSGRRGEDHPAVMRLKRYIRACGAHRNYKKLLGPCRSHKERLSVLRAELEALGMKGNPSLEKCRALKEQREEAAEVASLDVTNIISGSGRPRRRTAWNPSREADTPGELYCRTLGSEDEQPRAPPPDWSHMRGIISSDGESN encoded by the exons ATGGCGCGGGAGCACGAGATGCGGGCGTTCATCCGCAGCTTCTTCCGAGGCCGCCCGGACCTCAG CGCGCTCACGCACGCCGCCGTGCGGCGCAGGTTCCTGGCGCACGCGGGCCGCGCCCACCTGGAGCCCGACGAGAAGCGGGCGCTGAAGCGGCGGGTGGAGAGGGAGCTGCTCCAGGTGCAG GTGGATGGAGTGGGTGCCGCGGAGGAGAGGCCGGACCTGGCCGAGAAGGCCAAGGGGCCGCCCGCCCCCAGCCGTGGCCCCGGGAGGAAAAGGTTCCGTTTCGATTCGGAGTCAG AGCCCGGCTCCGCAGCCTCCAGTCCAGACCGTTTCGGCCCCTCAGCAAAGAGTGGGACGGCGGCCCACGTCCGTGCAGCCGAGGAGAGGCCCAGGCGAGCGTCAAAGAAAGCCACCGAGGACAGCGGTGATGAGGGAGAGCCGCAGAGGGAGCTGGCTGCCACGACTGGGTTAGAGAAGGCGGCGGCCCGGGAGAGCCGTGAGGACGAGGAAGAGGGCTCGGCCAGAACGAGTGAGGTCTCCGCGGAAGACAGCGGCGacgaagaggaggaagaggaggaagaggcggAGGCGTCTACAGGCAGGACTGGGAAGGGAACCGTGACCGGGAGTAAGCAGGCGCCGGGCAAAACCTCGGCTGACGGGAAGCAGGCCGGGGACCCTGAGGACAGTGAGGAGGAACCTGTCCGGaccaggaagaaggcagagggaaagacagttGCTGAAAGCCACCAGGCAAGGGAAAAGCACAGCGAGCACAAGGACACCCTggccagagagacagacagcagagaggaggaggagggaaactGGAAAGCTGGAGCCCGGGGCAGTGGGGGGAAAAGGTCACCCTGGGAGGAGAGGAGCTCTAGGCAGAAGAGCAGAACAGCAGGTCTGCCGGGAGACTCGGAGGAcagagaggggcaaaaggaaacAGCAGCAGCGGGCGGGGGGGATGACGAGCCCCTGGTGCAGAGCAAGAGAAAGGACCGAGCCTCACGGAAGCGTGGGAAAAGGCAGCGTGGAGGCGGCGAGGATGGGGCAGACGGCTGGAGAAAGCTGCAGCCGGCTCCTGAAGGCGCTGGAAGGACCGCCAAAGCGGGCAGTATCCGCGGAGAGGCGAGCGACTCGGGGACGGAG GCTGGCTCTGGTCGCCGCGGTGAGGACCACCCGGCTGTGATGAGGCTGAAGCGTTACATTCGGGCCTGCGGTGCCCACCGCAACTACAAGAAGCTGCTGGGCCCCTGCCGCTCACACAAGGAGCGCCTCAGTGTCCTCCGGGCAGAGCTGGAAGCCCTGGGCATGAAGG GTAACCCTTCCTTAGAGAAGTGCCGGGCCCTGAAGGAGCAGCGGGAGGAGGCGGCCGAGGTGGCCTCCTTGGACGTCACGAACATCATTAGTGGTTCAG GCCGACCACGTAGACGCACGGCTTGGAACCCTtcaagagaagcagacaccccaggGGAGCTATACTGCCGGACTTTGGGCTCAGAGGATGAGCAGCCccgggccccacccccagactggTCACATATGCGCGGCATCATCAGCAGTGACGGAGAGAGTAACTGA
- the INO80E gene encoding INO80 complex subunit E isoform X2, which produces MNGPADGEVDYKKKYRNLKRKLKFLIYEHECFQEELRKAQRKLLKVSRDKSFLLDRLLQYENVDEDSSDSDATASSDNSETEGTPKLSDTPAPKRKRSPPLGGAPSPSSLSLPPPAGFPLQASTASSPYLSSLASPPYPPFPSDYLALQLPEPSPLRPKREKRPRLPRKLKPWSGGVTRSGLCFRERARAAVWRRSWLWERRKAGSPVRRLVP; this is translated from the exons ATGAACGGGCCGGCGGACGGCGAAGTGGACTACAAGAAGAAGTACCGGAACCTGAAGCGGAAGCTCAAGTTCCTCATCTAC GAACACGAGTGCTTCCAGGAGGAGCTGAGGAAGGCGCAGAGGAAGTTGCTGAAGGTGTCCCGGGACAAGAG TTTCCTCCTAGACCGCCTTCTGCAGTACGAGAACGTGGATGAAGACTCTTCTG ACTCCGATGCCACCGCATCTTCAGATAACAGCGAGACCGAGGGAACGCCCAAGCTGTCAGACACGCCGGCCCCTAAGAG GAAGAGAAGCCCTCCGCTGGggggcgccccctccccctccagcctctccctgcctcctccagcgGGGTTTCCCCTTCAGGCCTCCACGGCCTCCTCCCCGTACCTGAGCTCG ctggcttccccgccCTACCCCCCATTCCCTTCTGACTACCTGGCCCTGCAGCTGCCCGAGCCCAGCCCCCTGAGGCCCAAGCGGGAGAAACGGCCCCGCCTGCCCCGGAAACTCAAG CCCTGGAGTGGAGGAGTGACACGCTCAGGTCTGTGTTTTAGAGAGCGCGCTCGGGCCGCAGTGTGGAGGAGGAGCTGGCTCTGGGAGAGGCGGAAGGCAGGGAGTCCAGTTAGGAGACTGGTACCGTAG
- the INO80E gene encoding INO80 complex subunit E isoform X4: MNGPADGEVDYKKKYRNLKRKLKFLIYEHECFQEELRKAQRKLLKVSRDKSFLLDRLLQYENVDEDSSDSDATASSDNSETEGTPKLSDTPAPKRKRSPPLGGAPSPSSLSLPPPAGFPLQASTASSPYLSSLASPPYPPFPSDYLALQLPEPSPLRPKREKRPRLPRKLKMFSDTGSGDDALDGDDDLVIDIPE; the protein is encoded by the exons ATGAACGGGCCGGCGGACGGCGAAGTGGACTACAAGAAGAAGTACCGGAACCTGAAGCGGAAGCTCAAGTTCCTCATCTAC GAACACGAGTGCTTCCAGGAGGAGCTGAGGAAGGCGCAGAGGAAGTTGCTGAAGGTGTCCCGGGACAAGAG TTTCCTCCTAGACCGCCTTCTGCAGTACGAGAACGTGGATGAAGACTCTTCTG ACTCCGATGCCACCGCATCTTCAGATAACAGCGAGACCGAGGGAACGCCCAAGCTGTCAGACACGCCGGCCCCTAAGAG GAAGAGAAGCCCTCCGCTGGggggcgccccctccccctccagcctctccctgcctcctccagcgGGGTTTCCCCTTCAGGCCTCCACGGCCTCCTCCCCGTACCTGAGCTCG ctggcttccccgccCTACCCCCCATTCCCTTCTGACTACCTGGCCCTGCAGCTGCCCGAGCCCAGCCCCCTGAGGCCCAAGCGGGAGAAACGGCCCCGCCTGCCCCGGAAACTCAAG ATGTTCAGCGACACGGGCAGCGGGGACGACGCCCTGGACGGGGACGACGACCTGGTGATCGACATCCCGGAGTGA
- the DOC2A gene encoding double C2-like domain-containing protein alpha isoform X2, producing the protein MASALSKAQGACCMRARRGDRMTINIQEHMAINVCPGPIRPIRQISDYFPRLGPGPEGGGRDFREAPARLAPLALAPPAALLGATTPEDGAEVDSYDSDDTTALGTLEFDLLYDQASCTLHCSILRAKGLKPMDFNGLADPYVKLHLLPGACKANKLKTKTQRNTLNPVWNEDLTYSGITDQDITHKVLRISVCDEDKLSHNEFIGEIRVPLRRLKPSQKKHFNICLERQVPLASPSSMSAALRGISCYLKELEQAEQGPGLLEERGRILLSLSYSSRRRGLLVGIVRCAHLAAMDVNGYSDPYVKTYLRPDVDKKSKHKTCVKKKTLNPEFNEDFFYEMELSTLATKTLEVTVWDYDIGKSNDFIGGVSLGPGARGEARKHWSDCLQQPDAALERWHTLTSELPPAAGALPSASA; encoded by the exons atggCATCCGCACTGTCCAAAG CCCAGGGTGCTTGCTGCATGAGGGCCCGCAGAGGCGACCGCATGACCATCAACATCCAGGAGCACATGGCCATCAACGTGTGCCCCGGGCCCATCCGGCCCATCAGGCAGATCTCAGACTACTTCCCCCGCCTGGGACCAGGACCCGAAGGCGGGGGCAGGGATTTCAGGGAGGCCCCTGCCCGCCTTGCGCCTCTGGCTCTGGCCCCGCCTGCAGCCCTTCTTGGGGCCACCACGCCCGAGGACGGAGCCGAGGTGGACAGCTACGACTCGGATGATACCA CCGCGCTGGGCACGCTGGAGTTTGACCTTCTCTACGACCAGGCCTCCTGCACCCTCCATTGTAGCATCCTTAGAGCCAAG GGCCTCAAGCCCATGGATTTCAATGGTCTGGCCGATCCCTATGTCAAGCTGCACCTGCTGCCTGGGGCCTGCAAG GCCAATAAGCTCAAAACAAAGACTCAGAGGAACACGCTGAACCCCGTGTGGAACGAAGATCTGACGTACAGCGGGATCACGGACCAGGACATCACCCACAAGGTGCTCAG GATCTCCGTCTGTGACGAGGACAAGCTGAGCCACAATGAGTTCATCGGGGAGATCCGAGTGCCCCTCCGCCGCCTCAAACCTTCgcagaagaaacattttaacaTCTGCCTGGAGCGCCAGGTCCCG ctggcttccccatccTCCATGTCAGCGGCTCTGAGGGgcatctcctgctacctgaaggaG CTGGAGCAGGCCGAGCAGGGGCCCGGGCTGCTGGAAGAGCGCGGCCGCATCCTGCTGAGTCTCAGCTACAGCTCTCGGCGCCGGGGCCTGCTGGTGGGCATCGTGCGCTGCGCCCACCTGGCCGCCATGGACGTCAACGGCTACTCGGACCCCTACGTCAAGAC GTACCTGAGGCCTGACGTGGATAAGAAATCCAAGCACAAAACGTGTGTGAAGAAGAAGACTCTCAATCCAGAATTTAATGAG GACTTCTTCTACGAGATGGAGCTCTCCACTCTGGCCACCAAGACCCTGGAAGTCACAGTCTGGGACTATGACATCGGAAAGTCCAATGACTTCATCG GCGGCGTGTCCCTGGGGCCCGGGGCCCGGGGCGAGGCCCGGAAGCACTGGAGTGACTGTCTGCAGCAGCCCGACGCAGCCCTGGAGCGCTGGCACACCCTGACCAGCGAGCTGCCCCCTGCCGCCGGGGCCCTGCCCTCCGCCTCGGCCTGA
- the INO80E gene encoding INO80 complex subunit E isoform X3: protein MNGPADGEVDYKKKYRNLKRKLKFLIYEHECFQEELRKAQRKLLKVSRDKSFLLDRLLQYENVDEDSSDSDATASSDNSETEGTPKLSDTPAPKRKRSPPLGGAPSPSSLSLPPPAGFPLQASTASSPYLSSMAVGPPDCPVGGPLTFPGRGSGAGVGAALAPLPPPKMPPPTILSAVPRQMFSDTGSGDDALDGDDDLVIDIPE, encoded by the exons ATGAACGGGCCGGCGGACGGCGAAGTGGACTACAAGAAGAAGTACCGGAACCTGAAGCGGAAGCTCAAGTTCCTCATCTAC GAACACGAGTGCTTCCAGGAGGAGCTGAGGAAGGCGCAGAGGAAGTTGCTGAAGGTGTCCCGGGACAAGAG TTTCCTCCTAGACCGCCTTCTGCAGTACGAGAACGTGGATGAAGACTCTTCTG ACTCCGATGCCACCGCATCTTCAGATAACAGCGAGACCGAGGGAACGCCCAAGCTGTCAGACACGCCGGCCCCTAAGAG GAAGAGAAGCCCTCCGCTGGggggcgccccctccccctccagcctctccctgcctcctccagcgGGGTTTCCCCTTCAGGCCTCCACGGCCTCCTCCCCGTACCTGAGCTCG ATGGCGGTGGGACCCCCCGACTGCCCCGTGGGAGGGCCGCTGACCTTCCCAGGCCGGGGTtctggggccggggtgggggcggcccTGGCCCCCTTGCCGCCCCCCAAGATGCCCCCCCCCACGATCCTGAGCGCCGTCCCTCGGCAGATGTTCAGCGACACGGGCAGCGGGGACGACGCCCTGGACGGGGACGACGACCTGGTGATCGACATCCCGGAGTGA
- the INO80E gene encoding INO80 complex subunit E isoform X1 yields the protein MNGPADGEVDYKKKYRNLKRKLKFLIYEHECFQEELRKAQRKLLKVSRDKSFLLDRLLQYENVDEDSSDSDATASSDNSETEGTPKLSDTPAPKRKRSPPLGGAPSPSSLSLPPPAGFPLQASTASSPYLSSLASPPYPPFPSDYLALQLPEPSPLRPKREKRPRLPRKLKMAVGPPDCPVGGPLTFPGRGSGAGVGAALAPLPPPKMPPPTILSAVPRQMFSDTGSGDDALDGDDDLVIDIPE from the exons ATGAACGGGCCGGCGGACGGCGAAGTGGACTACAAGAAGAAGTACCGGAACCTGAAGCGGAAGCTCAAGTTCCTCATCTAC GAACACGAGTGCTTCCAGGAGGAGCTGAGGAAGGCGCAGAGGAAGTTGCTGAAGGTGTCCCGGGACAAGAG TTTCCTCCTAGACCGCCTTCTGCAGTACGAGAACGTGGATGAAGACTCTTCTG ACTCCGATGCCACCGCATCTTCAGATAACAGCGAGACCGAGGGAACGCCCAAGCTGTCAGACACGCCGGCCCCTAAGAG GAAGAGAAGCCCTCCGCTGGggggcgccccctccccctccagcctctccctgcctcctccagcgGGGTTTCCCCTTCAGGCCTCCACGGCCTCCTCCCCGTACCTGAGCTCG ctggcttccccgccCTACCCCCCATTCCCTTCTGACTACCTGGCCCTGCAGCTGCCCGAGCCCAGCCCCCTGAGGCCCAAGCGGGAGAAACGGCCCCGCCTGCCCCGGAAACTCAAG ATGGCGGTGGGACCCCCCGACTGCCCCGTGGGAGGGCCGCTGACCTTCCCAGGCCGGGGTtctggggccggggtgggggcggcccTGGCCCCCTTGCCGCCCCCCAAGATGCCCCCCCCCACGATCCTGAGCGCCGTCCCTCGGCAGATGTTCAGCGACACGGGCAGCGGGGACGACGCCCTGGACGGGGACGACGACCTGGTGATCGACATCCCGGAGTGA
- the INO80E gene encoding INO80 complex subunit E isoform X5 yields the protein MNGPADGEVDYKKKYRNLKRKLKFLIYEHECFQEELRKAQRKLLKVSRDKSFLLDRLLQYENVDEDSSDSDATASSDNSETEGTPKLSDTPAPKRKRSPPLGGAPSPSSLSLPPPAGFPLQASTASSPYLSSLASPPYPPFPSDYLALQLPEPSPLRPKREKRPRLPRKLKRARSGRSVEEELALGEAEGRESS from the exons ATGAACGGGCCGGCGGACGGCGAAGTGGACTACAAGAAGAAGTACCGGAACCTGAAGCGGAAGCTCAAGTTCCTCATCTAC GAACACGAGTGCTTCCAGGAGGAGCTGAGGAAGGCGCAGAGGAAGTTGCTGAAGGTGTCCCGGGACAAGAG TTTCCTCCTAGACCGCCTTCTGCAGTACGAGAACGTGGATGAAGACTCTTCTG ACTCCGATGCCACCGCATCTTCAGATAACAGCGAGACCGAGGGAACGCCCAAGCTGTCAGACACGCCGGCCCCTAAGAG GAAGAGAAGCCCTCCGCTGGggggcgccccctccccctccagcctctccctgcctcctccagcgGGGTTTCCCCTTCAGGCCTCCACGGCCTCCTCCCCGTACCTGAGCTCG ctggcttccccgccCTACCCCCCATTCCCTTCTGACTACCTGGCCCTGCAGCTGCCCGAGCCCAGCCCCCTGAGGCCCAAGCGGGAGAAACGGCCCCGCCTGCCCCGGAAACTCAAG AGAGCGCGCTCGGGCCGCAGTGTGGAGGAGGAGCTGGCTCTGGGAGAGGCGGAAGGCAGGGAGTCCAGTTAG
- the DOC2A gene encoding double C2-like domain-containing protein alpha isoform X3 — translation MRARRGDRMTINIQEHMAINVCPGPIRPIRQISDYFPRLGPGPEGGGRDFREAPARLAPLALAPPAALLGATTPEDGAEVDSYDSDDTTALGTLEFDLLYDQASCTLHCSILRAKGLKPMDFNGLADPYVKLHLLPGACKANKLKTKTQRNTLNPVWNEDLTYSGITDQDITHKVLRISVCDEDKLSHNEFIGEIRVPLRRLKPSQKKHFNICLERQVPLASPSSMSAALRGISCYLKELEQAEQGPGLLEERGRILLSLSYSSRRRGLLVGIVRCAHLAAMDVNGYSDPYVKTYLRPDVDKKSKHKTCVKKKTLNPEFNEDFFYEMELSTLATKTLEVTVWDYDIGKSNDFIGGVSLGPGARGEARKHWSDCLQQPDAALERWHTLTSELPPAAGALPSASA, via the exons ATGAGGGCCCGCAGAGGCGACCGCATGACCATCAACATCCAGGAGCACATGGCCATCAACGTGTGCCCCGGGCCCATCCGGCCCATCAGGCAGATCTCAGACTACTTCCCCCGCCTGGGACCAGGACCCGAAGGCGGGGGCAGGGATTTCAGGGAGGCCCCTGCCCGCCTTGCGCCTCTGGCTCTGGCCCCGCCTGCAGCCCTTCTTGGGGCCACCACGCCCGAGGACGGAGCCGAGGTGGACAGCTACGACTCGGATGATACCA CCGCGCTGGGCACGCTGGAGTTTGACCTTCTCTACGACCAGGCCTCCTGCACCCTCCATTGTAGCATCCTTAGAGCCAAG GGCCTCAAGCCCATGGATTTCAATGGTCTGGCCGATCCCTATGTCAAGCTGCACCTGCTGCCTGGGGCCTGCAAG GCCAATAAGCTCAAAACAAAGACTCAGAGGAACACGCTGAACCCCGTGTGGAACGAAGATCTGACGTACAGCGGGATCACGGACCAGGACATCACCCACAAGGTGCTCAG GATCTCCGTCTGTGACGAGGACAAGCTGAGCCACAATGAGTTCATCGGGGAGATCCGAGTGCCCCTCCGCCGCCTCAAACCTTCgcagaagaaacattttaacaTCTGCCTGGAGCGCCAGGTCCCG ctggcttccccatccTCCATGTCAGCGGCTCTGAGGGgcatctcctgctacctgaaggaG CTGGAGCAGGCCGAGCAGGGGCCCGGGCTGCTGGAAGAGCGCGGCCGCATCCTGCTGAGTCTCAGCTACAGCTCTCGGCGCCGGGGCCTGCTGGTGGGCATCGTGCGCTGCGCCCACCTGGCCGCCATGGACGTCAACGGCTACTCGGACCCCTACGTCAAGAC GTACCTGAGGCCTGACGTGGATAAGAAATCCAAGCACAAAACGTGTGTGAAGAAGAAGACTCTCAATCCAGAATTTAATGAG GACTTCTTCTACGAGATGGAGCTCTCCACTCTGGCCACCAAGACCCTGGAAGTCACAGTCTGGGACTATGACATCGGAAAGTCCAATGACTTCATCG GCGGCGTGTCCCTGGGGCCCGGGGCCCGGGGCGAGGCCCGGAAGCACTGGAGTGACTGTCTGCAGCAGCCCGACGCAGCCCTGGAGCGCTGGCACACCCTGACCAGCGAGCTGCCCCCTGCCGCCGGGGCCCTGCCCTCCGCCTCGGCCTGA